The nucleotide window agtacttttctacctgctcaaaaatccttgCTCCACCAAAGGCATGAGAGGAAGACAAGAGAGCGAGAGATGGGACTCCACAGAATTTATTCCCTCAAGGATAAAATACTAACTCTTCAGTTTAgcctttaaagcctttcacagtcTGGCTTTGACATTTCCAGACTAATTTCACCttattctcttctcccctttcagAACTCCACATTTCTAGCCAAATAATCTTACATTTTCCCTCATATTTGGCACTTTACCTCCTGCCTCTGTGAGTTTGTGCACAAACTGTCCTTGAATGTCCACCCTCCTAATCTCTACCTCCCACAATTCCTCCCTTCATTTTGGGATCATATCCTGACATCTCTTATAGAAAGCCTTTCTTGATGCTTTTGGCTGTTAGCGCCCTCTTGTCAAATTGGATGGATTATATTTTCCTGTTTACATGAATCTCTAATAATCTAGAGTTTACATGAAActctaatatttaataaatgcttgttggattgaatTGGATCAGATTTAATActtaagtttacaaagtacttttttcTCAACAATCCTGTGCTACATAGTGGATCATTATTGTCCAGATTAAAATGAGGAATAAATGAATTCAATTAggtacatttattaaatgtcagaCACTATACTGTGTACTGGtgatacaaacaaaagcaaaacccaACCAGATTGAGTCCTTCCACTTCTTTCTTTAAAGAGCACCCATTCTAgtaaacatgcaaataactagtTATATATAAGGTATATGCTGTGTAGAAGGAAGGTAATCTTAAAGCCACAGTCACTGGTGATGGTGGGGGGACTGGAAGGTCTTCTAtggaaaatgggatttgaattgagtcttgaaggaagcaagggaaacTAAGAGGTGAAGAGGCATAGGCATAACCTCATGCAAAGACATGGCAATAAGGGATTTAAGTGTCTCCTTTGAGGAATATTAAAGTAGGCTGGTATAGCTGAATCAAAGGCAGCTGATGGTATAGTAAGTAGATAgagttgggcttggaatcaggaagagttgagttcaattcaggcctcagacacctattacttgtgtgatcctggacacaTCACTTAGctgtgtttgcttcagtttcctcatttgtaaaatgagctggagaaagcaaTGGtcaactattctagtatctttaccaagaaaacctcaaatagggtcatgaagaggtgGATATGACTGAAACGACCAAACAACACAGAGAGTTGAATCATTGAGTGAGTGGAGGAGAATTAAGTGTAAGATGATTGGAAAGGCAGGAAAGGATTGTGctataaagagttttaaatactggaggagttttttttttttttttgatcctggAGCCTATCAGTAGCCACTGGAACTTAgtgagaggtagagagaaagggaaatatatgagaGAGATTGTGATGGTAGAAATCATAAGAAATTAGGGTGATTCTGAAGTTGTTAATCTTGGGTTACTCATAGAATTGATAGTAATTAATAGTAAGTAAATGGTAATTGATTCCATttgattctttcattcatttcatttcatcatcATTTCATACAAAGATGTAAATCTTTGAATATTAggtatataaaaatttaattctCATGAAATTTATTTATGAATTAGATAATTGCCATTCCTTATGTTTTCTCAGCAAACGGCAACTTTTCCAAAGAGAATACCAGTTATAGAAAATAGAACACTTAGTTTCTTCCATGTAATATTGGATATGTTTTAGCTCTTGCGcacatttttcatttatattactaTAACATGttactttttatgtttttggattttaaataaaatttatataatgacTTTTTTTACCATGATTTCATCAGAAATTCCCCTTACCAATTTAGATAGCAGCTATTTCATACCTCATTTTGCATTAATTTTCTGTGCATAAATTTCTATAAATTCTACATAGGGGATCCACCTAATGCAATACTcagatttttcaaatattttgagaGACAGCAATATAACACCTGGGCTCTTGTCAACCTGGTTTTTCTTATTCTTGGTACCTGACTAATCTGCCTTTTTCTTGATCTTGCATATCCTTAATTATGCAAGCAAAGTATCATAAGTAACATATCAGAGCTTATCTATATGTATCCTGTCTTGTTCTTTGAATCACCTGCATTTTGGACTCTCCAAAGATTTTAGTGTTAAATCATTAGTAAGATCTCCTTAAAGATATGGTTTTTTGCTGCCAGAAGCAGTTTGAGAACATTGAAAATATTGTGAATATTCCCAAATGTCTTTCCTGATTTTATTTACCTCCTCAATTCTAAACACAGTTCATTGTCCTGTGGTAGTGGTTGTCTAAGCTTTGTGTTGtgtatttaaatacatatgtGAATATGTGTATCCATTTGCAAATAAACTAAATGGGCCATTTGTATAGCAATGGGTCATAATCTGGgcagtatatttttttaaacatttaatttttatggtGTGAATAGTTAAATCTCAAATTATTGTGAATTTAATGTttcaaatattctatttatttagcATAGCATCTTCTTCAAATAGGGGCATTTGGAGACCCTTATCATTAACTGGGAAAGCTTCCTTAGCTACTGTAATTATGAAATAAACAAATCTGTAGGAGAAAGAGCCCTTGTGATATAATGATGCTCTTGGTGGGATTTACATGTATTAACAAAGACCTATGAAAGGGGATGCTCTGTAACCTTGAAAATGATTCTAAGGTATAAGGGTCTTGCATGTCTGTGTATTGCTGAAGACTACAAGTAAGCATCCCTTGTCTTCTTAGTTCTTTGCTGAAGTCATTAAATATGCTTTTCTTAGGTATCTTAAGCTATTTTAGCAGCCACAAAATCAATTAACTGCCATCTctattattattctgatttaGAAGCCGATCATCCCCTTCAGTTATTGTTAGTATTTCTGGCTTAATGGACTTTTTGGTTAATGAATAATTTAGTTTTTTGACGGGAAATACCAGCTAATTGAACTTCAGTTGGTGGTCTcaggtctttttattttttagtggtCTCAGTTCTGAGGTTTagtaaaaacctttttttttggtatactACACTTCTCTGTGATTTGACAGATAAATGTCAGAAACATACAAGTAAAAAGGTTGAGAAGGTAAGAAGCTTATTGCTGCTTCTGCCAGAAAGATGGTTTATCTCCTTAAAGAGGCTTTTATGTCTCAACACTTAGAAGATGAGCCCACCTCCAATCTGTAGCTCTTCAGAAACAGTGTAAGTTCTCTTTATGTGAAGTAGGAGCTTGTATGTTGGGAAGAGTCTGTGGATTTATGGGATTTACACTGATTTGTAAATTAGGGGAAATAAGTACAGTACTGATGAAAGTTTATGGACTGTTAGAACATGTTCTACTAAAAATGTGCTGCTAAATAAGTTCAGTATTCCTCACTTTTGGTTTAAAATTATGCAGTTAtcatgattaaaatatttttttctctgaaaatggaAGCTAAAAAGTGAAACTTCTGGAAGCCTATCCTTTGCTAATGCATCCAGCAATTTTCTTTGTGTACCAAGTGACATTTTCTTatagaaatttttataaaacattgccACTTATTTTCTAGAGACTCAGGTATTTATCTCTTTGTAGCTTCAGGGGCATTATCAAAATTAACACATGGACTGAAAGATGAATCACTGGCTTACATTTATCATTGCCAGAATCATTACTTTTGTCCAATTGGATTTGAAGCGACACCAATTAAAGCTAATAAAGCATACAGGTAAGCATTACCAGTGGGGAATCTTCTTTGGGGATCATGCTTCTTTTGCAGATAGCTATCTGTTTTTGGTTCAGTTCTATAGCAACTGGGAAGGTGGCTTCATGTTTTGCTAAGTGCTCAAAACAGTGCCAACTTATGTTTTTGTTTACACATTGATTGCTATTTAATCTATCTATAATGCTTTtcaatctccttttttttctgctcttaactggaaaaaataatctTGAAAGGATTCTCTGGGGAAACTTCAAGGCAAAAGTACCTCAGACTTGACTCAGAAACTACCTCCAAAGAGTTTGTCAGCAAGGAAAAGTTTGACATGTCAGACCTAGTTCTTATGCTTAACCTGcagagaaatggatttttttttatgatagaTTGAAGTGATATGCTGGCGTAGTTAAAAGAACCTGTGAAATATTAGGTTATTATGGATTTTGACTGAGGAAGGAGGACAAAAGTCATTGATAAATAAGGAATCCTCTGGGAGTAGCATCCATTTGAATAAATTCATCATGGAGAAAGAATGTTCCTGAGAGGTAATCTGAACTCTTTAGGGTTGATGGTAATGATTGGAAATAAACAGCAAGTAAATCCCAGACCTGGCTGAAGGATGAATAGCTCAAGTGGCTTGGTTATGGGAATAACATTTCTTGGGGAACATATCCATGACCACATATGCCTTTACCGTCCTGAGGATGGCAGAATCTCTTCTTAAGAGAATCAGGGAGTCACAGTTCACTTCTCAATGAGAAGTATTTGATCAAGGTGAGGTAGGGAAGAACTCTACATCCTAAAACACATCCCTTTGCTGTCTCTATTCTTTAATGGGAAGTTTCTGGCAATGAAATGTGTTATTGTAAGGCATCCTcaccattaataaaaatattgagatggagtttccattatttctatgatataatttcactttattttataaaacctCCCTCATTTATGACTGACTTTCCTTTTTGACACTTTGCCCTTTAAAGGACTATTACTTCCATGGCATTTTGTTAAACTTGTAGTCATCTTCAGTAAATAATCACAAAGATGaatgtgatattttattttctttcagagTCTGAGAGCTGGTATATCTCAGCTCTTCTAGTCTTAATTATTAGGAGCATGAGATGAGACTAAATTTTATGCTAAATTTCCAGTATTTGTCAGACATTTTACAGTGCCTAAATTCTTATAGCTTTCTCAGTTTTTAGTGCTTAATGTAGtagcatttatattttttcattggaACCAAATTatcatctttttataattaatgtaGAAATCTCAAAGGAACTTAAAACTTGCATTTTGAATAAGGTTTTGGTGCATATTGTGTCCTGAGTGTAttctaaatgtattttttatttattagcaGAAGTCATTTGTTGCAGCAAGAGGTAGAATATTGGATCTTAATAGGAGAGCCAAGTAGAAAACATCCTACCATTCACTGTAAAAAGTAAGTTAATGTACTATTTAATTACACTTAATTCTTTATTTGGGCCTGCCTgcaaccaaagaaaaatatacaaTCTTTTGTGAAATATCCTATGTGAAAATACCACTTTTTTGTGTGttatgtcattttttttaattttaggaaattcaattatttaaccagaattttggttttaaaaacacATTGTTGTGAAGACAAAtgcttataattatattatatcttGTAATAATATAGgaataatcagaaaaatgaagtATTGGCATGGTAAACCTCATTTGATTCAACCAACATTTTTGGACTCATTTTTTAGTTTAAAGAGTTCTGGAACCAGAGTCAGGAtacatgggtttgaatcctctCTTTGCCACTTACTTCCTTAGTGATCTTGGGCATTTCATTtagtatctctgagcctcagtttctttatctgtaaaacagtaGTATTGGAGTAGGTAACTACTAAGGCCCTTTCCAACTTTAAATAtgtaattttacatttattaagcatctgctaaaGACACTCAGATAAAAAGGCAGAAATTAAATagtttctgtcctcaaagagtttatattctaataattgTTAACACGGTGGTAATTTATTGGATGAAAAGATTCATTAAACTTTTACAGttgcttaaaaacaaaagaaaaacaaacctctaattttctttttgactCTAGATGGGCAGACATTGTTGTTGACCTTAACACTCAAAATCCAGAATACCTCGATATTCGACACTTAGAAAGGGGATTACAGTACAGAAAAACAAAGAAGGTAAGACAAGGTTCTGTCTGAAGATGCATTTGCCAACTAACCAAAAAGTACCATGCAGGCTAAAAGATTTAcagattattaattttttcccctagtCCCTTAAACTTTTGTCTAGCAAAAAATTGAGGTATAGTTAGAATGGGTGAGAAAAAATACAGAATGTATGgggagaattaaatgagatatgaAGGGTTCCTTCTTATTTAGATAACGGGGTAGAGAGAGCATCTAGAAAATGGAGGTATCATTGTGGAGGTCACCGCACTGCTCAGTGAAAGGAGTGTGGTTGAGGGGTGCTTTGGACCATTGATCAATCATAAAAAGGCAGTTAGTGGGAAGAGAGCCAAGAAAATGTGGGTGGAATCCAAGAAGAGCATTGCATGTTTGAggcagggaggaggaaagaaacggGTTTTTAGGGCTttagtcaatcaatcagtcagtaaacaaccatttattaagtgcctaggtACTCTGACCACACAGTTAACCACATCATGCTCTTAAGATGactgggtggcatagtggatgtAGTGTTGGACaaagtcaggaaagcctgagttaaaatcctgtctTAGGCACTCATGAGttgatcttaagcaagtcacttaacctcttggtgcctcagtttcaatagtaacatctacctcccagatattccaggatcaaatgagatagcctTTGtaaatcattataaaatattattgatattattaaattttatcaaaAGAGACATGCACCTTTGTctatgtaattttccttttttgtcttaacAGAGTAAGATCCAAGCCCTCAGTGTCCCTATTTTGTCATTTACTGTATCCCATTTTGTATTAGCCTTTGTTTCTTTATGTATCTTACCTCATCTATAGAGAGGCAGAAATAGATAATGAATATCTGtaagatctgtattcaaattctgattctgacaCATACCAGCTAAGTCACTGAGATGCTTAATCTTAGTGCTCCAGGAAAATTCCTGCTGATCTTTGTTAttggagggagtttccatactGAGAGTTCCCTTCATAAATATAATCACAGGTGCAGGTGCCCCTCTCCGCTCAAAAAAATCTCTTCCCGGCTCTAGTAAAATGTCAATTCCCTGAGGGTTGGGActgaattttatttatctttttcagcacttagcataggaACTTGTACATTTAGGTGCTCACTATCTATTTGCTATTTGGTCTTCTAGGTAGGGGGGAATCTCCATTGCATCATAGCCTTTCAGAGACTTAATTGGCAAAGATTTGGCCTTTGGAACTTCCCATTTGGAAATCTCCGACAAGAACTACAGCCTCCAGCACAAACACAGGGACTCGCCAAATCTGAGAGTGAAGACAATATCTCTAAGAAGCATCATGGGCGTCTGGGCCGATCTTTGAGTGCTAGTTTTCATCAGGAGTCAGCATGGAAAAAGATGTCCAGTattaatgaaagaagaaacagTGCCTACTTGGGTTACAGTGATTATGATGGAAATGATTAGATGGGTTGGATACTGCACAAATGTTTATGAAAACTTGAACTAGGGCATACAATAGTAAGGAGTTTTACGAAGTTTGTGTTACGTGTGAATAGATCTCATTGTGTGGGAACAAAGAAAAGTCTTGTAGTTTTTCAGTACCTAAGCTTGTGTATGATTGTCATGACTGATTTAAATATGTGAAAAGATAAGCACAGAGTATTGTTCTTGTAAAACTAAAGTAAATAAGCAGTCAAAATAGAgagcaatttctttttaaaaaccaacacAAACTGTGATTGCTGTCTAAACAAATTAAAGTATATTTAATAGTCAAAAATATGAACTACTTAACCAagcatgaaattttaaaataacttttctcaaaatgatcattgaatattattctgctttTATTCAAAAGTAGGTCATCCTCCCTTTTAAAAAGTGTAAGTGATAGAGCTGTCAGGGACTAATTTCCGCTAAGGTGTACACTGATAAAGGCTCATCTGAAATTGTCCAGTGTGCTTTGGTAGTTCTCTATACAAGTGTCAGTATCAGTACCACCACACTTCTTGCTTGTTAATCTTTTTCAGAAATCCCAAAAAGGAGACATAAGTGAAACATCTTGGATGTGAGTCATTTAGTCCACTGACTCAATATTCTCTTGCTTTTATTGACCTGGTAAATTTCTATAAAACATAGATTAGAATTCTGAATCCTATTAGTAATCTACGAGGCTTatagattttttatttaatttggggGAGGGATGGGTTAGGTGTCTGAAATGGCAAACGACTACATAGTTATGTGGAATGGGATCTCCTAGGGAACCCAACTGGTCTCAC belongs to Monodelphis domestica isolate mMonDom1 chromosome 8, mMonDom1.pri, whole genome shotgun sequence and includes:
- the BIVM gene encoding basic immunoglobulin-like variable motif-containing protein isoform X3; translated protein: MIRNPVCMAGGNVKKQVSKKKTSEKKGKHNKEFPQYSTLEDIKQRKVLDLRRWYCISRPQYKTSCGISSLISCWNFLYSTMGAGNLPPVTQEEALHILGFQPPFEDIRFGPFTGNTTLMRWFRQINDHFHVKGCSYVLYKPHGKNKTAGETASGALSKLTHGLKDESLAYIYHCQNHYFCPIGFEATPIKANKAYSRSHLLQQEVEYWILIGEPSRKHPTIHCKKWADIVVDLNTQNPEYLDIRHLERGLQYRKTKKVGGNLHCIIAFQRLNWQRFGLWNFPFGNLRQELQPPAQTQGLAKSESEDNISKKHHGRLGRSLSASFHQESAWKKMSSINERRNSAYLGYSDYDGND